From a single Lolium rigidum isolate FL_2022 chromosome 7, APGP_CSIRO_Lrig_0.1, whole genome shotgun sequence genomic region:
- the LOC124671313 gene encoding F-box/LRR-repeat protein At3g26922-like: protein MAPGLSRDVMHYCLPASPVSAAASLSAAFSGDGGGEDRISALPDGLLRNVVSRLPVKDGARTDALSRRWRGLWRATPLVLDDAHLLTDGPGADWRAPAAAVVSRVLASHPGPFRWAHLLSNFIDETNQDALAGWLRLLADKGVENLILVNRPWFDKVPVQLPQSLLCCGASLRRLYLGVWLFPFTSNGPPRSPDVFPHLRELGICQGIMQDHDLDYMLACSPKLEIFALISNYCLPDRVRIGSHTLRCVLLWHSLVDEVAIIAAPQMQRLILYCTHAPEPGMTIKVKIGYAPQLTVLGYLDTAKHVLEIGNTIIKARVTKVSPNTEVPSIKVLAVKVRFRVPGEVRTLLSFLRCFPEVETLHIMASDNDTDYYDDPGEVKARDKLNSTFWERVGPIKCVQSRVKKLVFDQFSGGPNQVEFLKLVLARAVLLQNVIVLLAGPESMMMNEVTGKLQPLASKRMWANKSLRKHSLEVRGRAAGHIWSYSDASDLSISDPFIS, encoded by the exons ATGGCTCCCGGCCTGAGCAGAGACGTCATGCACTACTGCCTCCCGGCCTCCCcggtctccgccgccgcctctctctCCGCTGcattctccggcgacggcggcggcgaggaccgCATCAGCGCCCTCCCCGACGGCCTCCTACGCAACGTCGTCTCCCGCCTCCCCGTCAAGGACGGCGCCCGCACCGACGCGCTCTCCCGGCGCTGGCGCGGCCTCTGGCGCGCCACCCCGCTCGTCCTCGACGACGCCCACCTCCTCACGGACGGGCCCGGCGCCGACTGgcgcgcccccgccgccgcggtGGTGTCCCGCGTCCTCGCCTCCCACCCGGGCCCCTTCCGCTGGGCACACCTCCTCAGCAACTTCATCGACGAAACCAACCAGGACGCGCTCGCCGGgtggctccgcctcctcgccgacAAGGGCGTGGAGAACCTCATCCTTGTCAACCGTCCCTGGTTCGACAAGGTGCCCGTACAGCTCCCGCAGTCCCTCCTCTGCTGCGGCGCATCACTCCGCCGCCTTTACCTCGGTGTCTGGCTCTTCCCCTTCACCAGCAACGGCCCCCCACGCAGCCCTGACGTCTTCCCTCACCTCCGGGAGCTCGGCATCTGCCAAGGCATCATGCAGGATCACGACCTGGATTACATGCTCGCTTGCAGCCCCAAGCTTGAGATCTTCGCGCTCATCTCCAATTACTGCTTGCCCGATCGCGTCCGCATCGGCAGCCACACTCTCCGGTGCGTGCTGCTCTGGCATTCCTTGGTGGACGAGGTCGCCATCATTGCCGCTCCGCAGATGCAGCGGCTCATCCTTTACTGCACGCACGCCCCTGAGCCTGGAATGACCATCAAGGTCAAGATAGGCTATGCTCCTCAGCTCACAGTACTCGGTTACTTGGACACGGCCAAACATGTGCTTGAGATTGGCAACACCATCATCAAG GCTAGGGTGACAAAAGTTAGCCCAAATACAGAGGTTCCAAGCATCAAAGTGTTAGCTGTGAAGGTGCGTTTCAGAGTCCCCGGGGAAGTGAGAACATTGCTGAGTTTCTTGAGATGCTTCCCTGAAGTAGAGACCTTACACATTATGGCT TCTGATAATGACACTGACTACTACGACGACCCTGGTGAAGTCAAGGCCAGGGACAAGCTCAATTCCACCTTCTGGGAAAGGGTCGGTCCGATCAAATGTGTGCAGTCACGTGTCAAGAAGTTGGTGTTTGATCAGTTTAGTGGGGGTCCAAACCAGGTTGAGTTCCTGAAGCTGGTTCTTGCGAGAGCGGTGTTGCTGCAGAACGTGATAGTTTTGCTGGCCGGTCCAGAATCTATGATGATGAATGAGGTCACGGGCAAACTGCAGCCGTTGGCTTCCAAGAGAATGTGGGCCAATAAGTCCTTGCGCAAACATTCCTTGGAGGTCCGTGGGCGTGCAGCGGGTCATATTTGGAGTTACAGCGACGCGTCTGATCTTTCTATTAGCGACCCATTTATTTCTTAA